A genomic region of Parambassis ranga chromosome 7, fParRan2.1, whole genome shotgun sequence contains the following coding sequences:
- the gdi1 gene encoding rab GDP dissociation inhibitor alpha codes for MDEEYDVIVLGTGLTECILSGIMSVNGKKVLHMDRNPYYGGESSSITPLEELYKRFSLPDSPPESMGRGRDWNVDLIPKFLMANGQLVKMLLYTEVTRYLDFKVVEGSFVYKGGKIYKVPSTETEALASNLMGMFEKRRFRKFLVFVANFDENDPKTFEGVDPKTTTMRDVYKKFDLGQDVIDFTGHALALYRTDDYLDVPCLETINRIKLYSESLARYGKSPYLYPLYGLGELPQGFARLSAIYGGTYMLNKPVDEIVMEGGHVIGVKSEGEIARCKQLICDPSYIPDRVRKAGQVIRVICILSHPIKNTNDANSCQIIIPQNQVNRNSDIYVCMISYAHNVAAQGKYIAIVSTTVETSEPEAEIEPALELLEPIDQKFVAISDLYEPTDDGTDSQVFASRSYDATTHFETTCNDIKDIYKRMTGSDFDFENMKRKQNDVFGEDEQ; via the exons ATGGATGAGGAATATGATGTGATCGTTCTGGGCACCGGACTCACA gaATGCATTCTGTCTGGGATCATGTCTGTGAATGGAAAAAAGGTTCTGCACATGGACAGGAACCCCTACTATGGTGGGGAGAGCTCTTCTATCACACCCTTGGAGGAG CTGTACAAGCGCTTCAGTCTCCCAGATAGCCCACCTGAGTCCATGGGCAGAGGAAGGGACTGGAACGTTGACCTCATCCCCAAGTTCCTCATGGCTAACG gtcagCTTGTGAAGATGCTGCTATACACAGAAGTGACACGGTACCTGGACTTCAAAGTTGTGGAGGGAAGTTTTGTCTACAAAGGGGGGAAGATCTACAAGGTGCCGTCCACTGAGACCGAGGCACTAGCTTCAA aTCTGATGGGAATGTTTGAGAAGCGAAGGTTCCGCAAGTTTTTAGTCTTTGTGGCTAATTTCGATGAGAATGACCCCAAGACCTTTGAGGGCGTGGACCCCAAAACCACAACAATGAGGGATGTTTACAAGAAGTTTGACCTCGGTCAGGATGTCATAGACTTCACTGGCCACGCCCTGGCCCTCTACAGGACAGACGA CTATCTTGATGTTCCCTGTTTGGAGACGATCAATCGCATCAAGCTCTACAGTGAATCGCTGGCACGGTACGGGAAGAGCCCCTACCTCTACCCCCTGTACGGCCTGGGAGAACTGCCGCAAGGATTCGCCAG GTTGAGTGCAATCTATGGAGGAACCtacatgctgaacaaaccagTGGATGAGATTGTGATGGAAGGCGGTCATGTGATCGGAGTGAAGTCTGAGGGCGAG ATCGCTCGCTGTAAGCAGCTCATCTGCGACCCCAGTTACATCCCAGACCGCGTGCGTAAGGCGGGTCAGGTGATCCGTGTGATCTGCATCCTCAGCCACCCCATCAAAAACACCAATGACGCCAACTCCTGCCAGATCATCATCCCTCAGAATCAGGTCAACCGCAACTCAG ACATCTACGTGTGCATGATCTCCTACGCTCACAATGTGGCAGCCCAGGGGAAGTACATCGCCATCGTCAGCACCACAGTGGAAACCAGCGAGCCGGAGGCTGAGATCGAGCCGGccctggagctgctggagcccATCGACCAGAA gtTTGTGGCTATTAGTGACCTTTATGAGCCCACAGATGACGGCACTGACAGCCAG GTCTTCGCCTCGCGGTCCTACGACGCCACCACTCACTTCGAGACCACCTGCAACGACATCAAGGACATCTACAAACGTATGACCGGGAGCGACTTTGACTTTGAGAACATGAAACGCAAACAGAACGACGTGTTCGGGGAGGACGAGCAGTGA
- the atp6ap1b gene encoding V-type proton ATPase subunit S1b, translated as MAELRRRRRSLVMAFIALFVAFLASGSATPQVPLLLWSSESLPPLASPSAGHITSKDQLTSYLDAAFGSGSHTVLLFLQDKLSKDDFTVFGGVFGNKEDSAFKHLEAALQSSSSSVTLPALEWSGSSAILPLLQEKLGVSPVLVDADTLSHLSINTSVSNLLLINLPYCTGLHKSCREVLHDNDEIIGNVLSTMKATDVPYTAIYTGLRPSQVITEPSMTSQAAGRALLQAVVPDVKPPIMYNVSGSPCIMMWAQNLNVSLSATSEWVDLGAQTPTLTGSMCNSTNAVLVLNFGSGFTLRFAMSQRFFSVSARNWFTLDFVELQANGTTAFYRGNRGIYAPAEYSFHCQSVNSFRDALLVPQNSSQWRLNFIDFQIQGFGLNNGTNFSYASDCAGFFTAGIWMGLVTSLLMLLIFVYGLQMIMNLNTMDRFDDPKGPSISVPQSE; from the exons ATGGCAGAGCTGAGGCGCCGCAGACGGTCACTAGTTATGGCTTTTATCGCCCTTTTTGTTGCCTTTCTGGCTTCAGGGAGCGCTACTCCTCAAGTGCCACTTCTTCTATGGTCCAGCGAAAG CTTACCACCGCTGGCCTCACCCTCAGCTGGTCACATAACGTCTAAGGACCAGCTGACCTCCTACCTCGATGCTGCCTTTGGTTCTGGCTCCCATACTGTGTTGCTGTTTCTGCAGGACAAG ttgaGCAAAGATGACTTCACAGTCTTTGGAGGAGTCTTTGGCAACAAAGAGGATAGTGCCTTTAAACATCTTgag gctgcactgcagtcctcttcctcctcagtgacACTCCCTGCCTTGGAGTGGTCCGGCTCCTCTGCCATCCTGCCTCTGCTGCAGGAGAAGCTCGGCGTGTCGCCCGTGCTTGTAGACGCAGACACTCTGTCGCATCTGAGCATCAACACGTCTGTCAGCAATCTGCTGCTCATCAATCTTCCCTACTGTACCGG CTTACACAAGTCATGCCGAGAAGTCTTACATGACAACG ATGAGATCATTGGAAATGTTCTGAGTACCATGAAAGCCACAGACGTCCCATACACAGCGATATACACTGGGCTCCGGCCATCACAA gtGATTACAGAACCATCCATGACAAGCCAGGCAGCAGGCCGGGCCCTGCTTCAAGCAGTTGTTCCTGACGTCAAGCCCCCCATCATGTATAATGTATCAGGGAGTCCGTGCATAATGATGTGGGCTCAGAATCTCAACGTCAGCCTCTCAGCCACTTCGGAGTGGGTTGACCTCGGTGCCCAAACTCCTACCCTGACAGGATCCATGTGCAACAGCACTAACGCAGT GCTTGTGCTTAATTTTGGATCCGGCTTCACACTGAG GTTTGCCATGAGTCAGCGGTTCTTTTCGGTGTCAGCGAGAAACTGGTTCACCTTGGACTTTGTGGAGCTGCAGGCAAACGGCACCACTGCATTTTACAGAGGGAACCGGGGCATCTACGCCCCTGCAGAGTATTCCTTCCACTGCCAGTCTGTCAACAGTTTCCGGGATGCTCTGCTCGTCCCGCAGAACTCCTCTCAGTGGAGGCTCAACTTCATCGACTTCCAG ATTCAGGGATTTGGTTTGAACAACGGGACAAACTTCAGCTACGCCAGCGACTGCGCAGGCTTCTTCACCGCAGGGATCTGGATGGGGCTGGTGACCTCGCTGCTCATGCTGCTCATTTTTGTGTACGGTCTTCAGATGATCATGAACCTGAACACCATGGATCGGTTTGATGACCCCAAAGGTCCTTCAATATCAGTGCCTCAGTCAGAGTga